aaaaacaggataaaataaaaattttagtggggcctcccatacaacaaacgtgatttttgaccgaagttaagcaacgtcgggcggggtcagtacttggatgggtgaccgtttttataaataatggtacggaacccttcgtgtgcgagtccgacttgcacttcgccggtttttttttaatttgtttttatgtttgtggtgtaataaagaatattttagagtcagaccaagaaaagtctacagcaattttgatagcacacgcagtgcaagtgttatttatatgtcataatttcatagaagcgacgtttgaaataatacttgcactgcgtgttctatcaaaatcgctatagatttttcttggcctaactctactttaaattacaaagtaaggcctaaattataaaataaggcccatcaatgttttttttttgtgtttattaaacttgatattttgtctatagtattagcggacatggcctcaaaatttaaacccgcttaagaatcgggccttatttcgtgcattatatacaatactacccatttttgtgtagtcattatttatactatagaagcattgtttgagtagccaattatttaaacagtatttttttaaagggcaacggtggcaatattttaaggtctggataataagatacagatcttaataaggatatcaatgtaagtgaatgttaccatgactaccaaacaaacaaatgtgatagaatttgccagctggcattgtaacattcagacagttacctatgtacctaatctgaaatatgaataaattagtaatattttaaacaggaaagtaaaccgaattttggccttttgctggacacaatcacaatagtaatttgttttacaagagggcaaagtttatcgccaccggttgatgcatttgcagcaccagtggtagaaaatgcaagctcatcatcaactgcataatcgacgtttgatatgactattgaatccgagctttttgatcatgaatcatgataaaacaaaattttagaaggtcgcagaatagtggatttaaaatatttattttctgtgatctcaaattgtacatttgctgatcttgcctttgtcattgaaagacgtaagggtttacacagagaatatatatttaagtgtaatatgtgcaaaaaaaaggaaacgatacactctgaagacccaaaaagaaaatgttagtaaatactgctcctccccatggttacttggttccttattcaacctacctgaaattaaacgagtaggttagtaaattatatcattttacattataaagttaaatgtttaggtatctcaatcacttactcactggtggacatggacgcaaaatttttgcccatctacttatactatcttataaaaaatgaaattttgaaagttagcacgcttaaagttcgtttttttgcattaaggtaacagattttgacatgtcttattaaaaattaccattgaaaaataagtcatagcaaatatgttagaattataaatcatattaatcatattaatgagcaagagcaccctaaaccggcgagcgtgtatgaggaatgttatgaatgtgaaggaagcgaaagtggtatgtcaggatcgtagcaagtggaaatccgtagtctctgcctacccctccgggaaataggcgtgattgtatgtatgtatgtatgtatgtattaatcatatacttttttatattcttttgctttcataagtaatataaactaatttttgaaagcgtttttcaataattattaataaaaagacacgtcatgattgtttaccttctttctaatgctaaaaaataacgaactataataaccgggccttatttggtacagaaccttgatttgataggtacatcggatattctgggcccctgagtttgttacgtaaaggacaaatggtgacatgtggttagagctgatactgttaaactagtggttctgtgcgctaagtataaaaaataagcttcagcgaactcattaagcctagaaaaaaccctacaccctactgccacttaagtcagtcttgagtctttgaatcaatttccgtagtagtactactactactaaggtactaggaggtaataaggcctatagtaggtataataaggcctacctgaaaaataatgttcttacaacagtgtaaccgtgttagttatttgagtaacatatatgtaaagtgatacaattaaaagctaacagcaaaccagtacataaattatatcttatgtacttcttatgaattacactcttataaaggtttcagctaattacgcttaattacttgaataaaggtagatgaattgcgtgcggtccaataggtaaccacaactcacggagtccaaaacaataagctgatcagcaaagtcaagtaaacaaagccaagtcacagtagtagaaagattatcgagttccgtaaacgtaagccgggtcaaaaaattcaatcgcaacacagtaagtaataagtgaacgcctcgtggcagtaacgcacgaaaaataacattgcaaattgtcggcaatgaggcgcgcgcgggtgcaagcgtacgcatctgtgtgcgtgcattacacacacaaatacagtctctcacgccccgtcagagcgacgggtatattcagcttgaaatctcaaaattgacttttagctcagctcccgtttcgtcttaagttttTGTACCCGTGTATATGAGCTAGTGTTTGCTAGTGTCAGCAGTAATAGTAGTTTACAGTGAAATGCGTTGAATCCGTTAACATTAGGGTTGTCAGAGTTTTACTGTAAGTCGTATTTATAGTACTTATGATTATTAAAACAATGAGTAATTGTTTGACGATAACCCTGCTGGGAGGGAGGAACcagatggcctaccgcgaaccacgctcGACGTGTTaactctctgtcgcacttataaattcgtacataagtgtgacagggaggcacacgtcgaacgtggttcgcggaaGGTCCTCAGTTGGCCTCTTTATCAATCTAATATTTAAGAGCCATAGAGAGGTAAAAAGATGAACTAACGAAGAGTTGGAGGTAGGTCCCTGGAACTGGAACTCTAtctataatgaaataaattatctCAAAAACTTTTTGGAACTATCTTCATAGGCATATTAATCAGGATTCAATGCTTCACAGCGATTAACAATCGGTTTATTCCAGGGCTTATACTGGTACCCGCAATGGATGGGCGCGCCGCCGCACCACCCGTACCCGCAGGCCAACGATATGCCCAAGCACGAGGAAGGCGGTGGAGACGTCTTCTACCCTCACCAGCAGGGGCCGGAGCCCCCGCCACTTATTGtgccaaatttcaccgattAAATATAGactgtttttttatttgcctTTTTAATTAATTCTTCCGTGATAGCCTATgcatactttttagggttccgtacccaaagggtaaaaacgggaccctattactattaagactccactgtccgtctgtccgtccgtctctgtgtcaccaggatgtatctcatgaaccgcgatgatagacagttgaaattttcacagatgatgtatttctgttgccgctttaacaacaaatactaaatacattataaaataaatatttaagtggggctcccatacaacaaacgtgatttttttgctgtTTATTGAGTAATGGTGCGGAACCCTTagtgcgcgagtcggactcgcacatggccggttttttttatgtatattcGATCTAACAAACTTTGCTTTGTCAGCAATGTCATAATCTTTATATCAGCTAAAAGAAGGCTACTACTACGTAGGCCTCTAAATCTCCACAACGCGGTGGTAATAGTCTGATGGTAGTCGTGACATTTTACGTGCTTAACGTAGATTTTTATCCCTAGTACACATATTTAGCAACATAGGCATTAGTCCCAAGATGCAGTTATATTTACCTACGTtagaccaaaagttaacttccGATTACTCTGTAGGCCAGGTCAGGGCCACAGGACCTTCCAATAGTCCCGATCCGTCCCGCTTAAAGAAAGCGGGAGAGCCGAAATAGTCACAGCAGTAAATAGAAACCTATTTAATTTTGGTTTACGCTTTACCTACACGAAATCTAAGTTGCGAAATTGAGGTAAATGGAGgattctaaaataaaacaagtgatATTCAAAAAATACTCGTATTTTAGTCTGCAAGGACAAAGCGGCGGGGCATATTGCACGCTAGAACCTATGGTTTGGACACTtgggcaggggtgcgaaactcctgacttcggccaaactcggctccgctcggctcagcattgctccgagcaattattagggtaggcaccacttgacttccttttgcgtgcacgaccacagataagataatgacttgaattttgacagccctaaatagccgaaagggatagtgccatatattagaatgggatagcatgattcgaccctgaaccgctgtcaaacttcggttttgtaggaagtttcctttctgtacggcagttactattatttattctgtgacttgGGACAGAAAGGTTCTTTAAGACGACCGCGAATCGAAAGAAAGATAAGGTTTCCATCAAGGTGGGCTGAGGATCTAGTCAAGAACACAGGGAAGAGTCAGAActattagtcaaatcagtttcttttttcggactgtcaaaacgattttgctattatggaatttatatgaaacactagcatgtgacgtcgcaatcaaattacctactctttatagtttcaTACGggttgtgtctaaaaataactgctgtctacgtttctttattaatcttctggtgctttatttcatgcatggtgtaaaattatttatttttaatacagtcaaataccctattggttAGGAGCAATTGAGCATCAGTGCACGACCGTTCACTGTAGAGGTTTTTAAGGCATATCAGCAGAAGTTTTTCGgctaatatgatgatgatgacaaagtAAAACCTGTCACCAATCCATCCGGATAGGATAGGCTTCCTTaggctttatttattaaaaaaaatcatattttaaaaAACAATCTATATTTAGTCTGCTAGCCGTGGTACAATAAGCGGCGGGGGCTGCGGCCCCTGCTGGTGAGGGTAGAAGGCGTCTCCGGGGCCCTGCTCGTGCTTGGGCATTTCGCCCGCCTGCGGGTACGGGTGGTGCGGCGGCGCGCCCATCCATTGCGGGTACCAGTATAGACCCTGGAATGAAACAGTAGTTAAGGGGCTGGTCAACTCGCGAGGATTACTTGTgagcaaagagaatataaccacTAATAAAGGATCTAGTGTAGATGTCCCTTCAAAGCATTTCATCTGTGTGTATGTTTGTCTAGGGCTACACAAAACAGACCGAGCCGCTAAACATGACAATATCCACGCGAGGTGTCTTATTCTGAATAGACCCATACCTAATCATCATCAGGCTTTGATTCATGGTTAAAATGCTTCCAATTACagttttagaatagaatagaatacatGTATTTACGTCTCATCATGGTTGGCTACATATTTAAGAGAAAAGGAAAAGGAACGTACGAAAAAAGGACCCCCAGCCACTAATGCCACGGCAAGCCGCAGCGCTGATTTTCGGTAGGGACCTATTAACTTAtaagagtgattctcaaaatattagtggcatcttaacctgtcatcgagtttttgaattgaatgtatctttatttgctctttttcatatgaaacaaaatgaTACATTtactattgtcaactagcagtatTGATAAATTCCGTTCcatgacgttagatgtcgactacgaaaaaacgcgcgttttggtaagaaaactgatgtatggagtctaTGGTCCTAAGGAACACaaaacaagtaggtacatataattacCTTGCTGCCGGATCCCTGGCACGTGAATCTGTACTCGTTGATGGTGAGCGGGTCCAGGTAGCTGATGCCCGCGATGGACCCGTAGTTCGGGGGGAACATGTACCAGCATCCGTCTAGAGAGTCTGCATAAAAGCATAAACCAGTGGTACTTGAATAATGcaattaaaaagaaaatcatAAGTTAtgaatcatcatcattggccacagcaCCTCTGTAGATGATAGTTGCAGCGACTAAAGAAGGTATTTTGAGGAGGTAGTCTACAGCCTTCATCGACTGCGATGACTGTATAGACCAATGGCCGATCGGCATTTCTTGCCGCATCGCACGTTACGCACAGACGTGACTATTATGAATCACAACAAACTTACAATGTGTCTTAATTACCAAAAGTCTTGACATCTCAGGGAAATTTCTGTTTAGTAGCCCTATAGTGAACTAATGTAATAATGGTTGTTTTTAacttttacggaagcgacttcCTTCTCTACCCAACTCCAAGGTAAAAACCGGTGTTTAATAGATGCACCGGCCTGCAGGCGAATTTGTTTTGGTAGGTTAGCCAAGGGTATGGTAGGATATATATACCCTAAGGAGACTTCAGAGTGGGTGGGGTAACCCAGGGCTGTAACGCGGCAGCTGAGGACGCAATTAGGATAAACACTAATATACTAATATTAGcgagatatacagggtgaaattttaatCACCAGCGATACTCTGTGACCTATAAAGTCACTGCACAGAAATGctggcagtggggagacactcctgacttcgggtaaactcggcttcgttcggctcagcattgctccgagcaattattagggttggcaccactttctgacgtccttttgcgtgcacggccacacataagataatcacttgaattttgacaactctaaataaccgaaagggatagtgccatacatatattatagaGGGTGAAATTTTAATCGCCAGCCGTACTCTGTGACCTATAAAGTCACTGCGCAGAAATACTGGTGATTAAAATGTCACCCTATATGACGGTGGACTTACATGTAACGTTGCTGCCGTCAAAGCCGTTGTTACCACTTGGAGTGGTATAGGCGTTGGGGGGTAGCGTGCTGGATTCGAACCATGGTGGTATGGGTGATAGACCAGTGCCAGGGTCACCCGGGATCGTGAAAGGACCTAGTTTTGAAAAgtaaaaatactattaaaacACTAAAACCTATATTCAGTCCAAAGCGGCAGTTGttatcatttatattttaattaaatattaactaGTTAACAACTGTGATTTTAAGAGATTCTCGTACTATCCTGAGTTCCAATGACAATGGCTCCTCCTATGTCTAGTTCTAGGGCCTCTGGATGTCAGTATTTTTAAGAGTTATGGAAATTCTTCGTACCTGGTTGGGTCTAAACCAGACGATCATATCGTTTATTGCTGAACATGCATGGAAATGGTCATTGGTCACTACTCTTTTCTGTCGCATCCTGATCAAATTCTGACATCTCTATGCGTATAAAATTTGTCTTTTCGATAAGCATTTTTATTCATCTACAAATTTGGCTGGGTCCCCACTCCCCAGGTCCCCAGGTATTCCGATAATCGCTTAAAATACTGGCATTCAGAAGCTCTAGAACTAAACACAGGAACGCCACTAAAAAAACAACTTAATAAATTTCTTATGTAACTAGGTACTAACTTTTGTTCACGTAAAAAACATCGTTACCTCCATAAAAGTTGGTATTGTTCCATTCGCACACGTGGTGGTCGCAGAAGAGGGGGGTATACTTCTCCTTCGTGTAGTACGACTGCCCGTTTGGTAGGAACTGGACAAATGAACAAGATGTTTGTGTTTGAATGTTTTTATTCCACTACCgctatccggttcgaaggaccactAAATaagtggtccttcgaaccggattgCCCAATATTGGAATGGTAAAACTGTATTGCGTTTTATTCAGTTTTGTCAGAGAATACACAAACAGAAAAGCAAACAATGTCACTCCTGTACCGGGAAGTATCTTGGAGCATAATTTCTGGTTGTGACTTACATTGCTCAAAAGAGGTcctgagtaggtaggtactcctaAAGTCCCGACGGGAGTATCACAATTGTAGGCATAGAAGAAGAACACGCACTCATAAAAGCGTCCATCATCAACATGAACCAGATTAAGACTAGATAATTTAACAAGCAAAGGGCTATGAGTAATATGCACtgttgtctcaggcgatgccgcttggcacgattgttccttaggtcaaacaaagctgatttggcccggtagccacaacactgtgattgtaacagccaaaattgtcacttttttttttgtacaaaaatatatttttttttatggaaagcTATAATAATTATATCCAAAATGAATTCCAcgtccctaaattatacgaaaatgatatataacttgccctagttgctaagaacCGGAAGAAATATAGCCCTCCCCTCTTTTGACTTATTGCACAGTATGATCtcgtggctaccgggccaaatcagctttgtttgacctaaggaacaatcgtgccaagcggcatcgcctgagactaaataAAGTGTATGCTGCTCAATACATTTCTGCTCATTACTAACCCTACTATATTGTCAATGTCCTTAGTAACCCGTTACTTACTAGCATATAATCGTAGTGGCGGAACCGTATGCCGTGTATATTGAAGTCGAGGATGAAGGAGCCGGAGGTGATGATGCAGGAGGCGGCGGTGAGCGGCGGCAGCTTGTACACCTCCGTGCCGCACTTCACCACCGCCTTCGGCAGCGTCACCACGTCGCGCTCGTGCTGCAAGCCTTTCTTGAACGGGAACCTGGCGACAAtcagtggtatccagacgggcctgatcaaatcggtcgattaaATCAGGAAAATAATTGGCGCCATTCCCCAATTTTAGATtgatggtgatattagagccctctaaattgaaaaaatgccccagaacgaaaatactggcgtcacaaattggtattcttgtgtccgcacctcattttatccgtaatatcggtcattatcggcggttgaattcggcgagccaaattggtgtATGCGTCCgaacgtcctgattcgatcgggcaatttcatcagattggcgaaaaattgactagtctggatacCGCTTCATTCTTATTAGATAAGGCAAAGCTTGTTGTTCTAATTTGTAGCAGGCCAACTGGCGTTCTACGAATATTTAACGTTTAAATGTCCCACTGTTGAGGATCGCAAGTCTCTCCAAGTGTGGCCATAAGAAGTCTTAATGAGATTTCGTCCGAATTTATAGTGTGAGGAAGTAGAAGGCCGGTGTTGGAGTGAGCGTGACAAGTTTAAACGttgttttttgaagtgaaaacttctttagcggcgctgagcactttttgggatagggaaaaaatgttaaactcgcgacaggtaagattcgtaagacgtgacgtcacgtgtccgtcacaatgtcattgagtttttctttattgatttaaatgccatctagtgagtttccctctaactggtactgatataactcgagtactaacagtgatgtgcttaggggtttcaagtaatgcgacgaaataacgctagatggcgttaacctcaattatacatagtgctgcagacattttgcacaagatggcgctgttattaatattttgagttttcacttctgccggcactcccggagtgcaacacgtttttttttctatcactGTAGAGGAGCGCGTAAAGTCCTTATGATGCATGATGACCTAACCAGTGGCGTCTTCAAT
The Cydia splendana chromosome 20, ilCydSple1.2, whole genome shotgun sequence DNA segment above includes these coding regions:
- the LOC134800741 gene encoding uncharacterized protein LOC134800741; amino-acid sequence: MAETGRVFSFILLSQCFMNVLGYDPKNHPCCQEPGQNVTLAMIIDAFEIYGHDPTDKLDHLAHYQLQMMKIKHAPDQYMINELVHIAVDHLGRFVHMHVKELKVLLIALEDAIDNMLTMYDNHNAIKTERVATYNQASNGAVPSEFYLSQEYYCGRNVYIFISELYSDIYNMGRGPAPYCKGRGFHFLGFVHFMDDNKYYLEEDPSLAFATDNYLHGLECHLQVCIYRFPFKKGLQHERDVVTLPKAVVKCGTEVYKLPPLTAASCIITSGSFILDFNIHGIRFRHYDYMLFLPNGQSYYTKEKYTPLFCDHHVCEWNNTNFYGGPFTIPGDPGTGLSPIPPWFESSTLPPNAYTTPSGNNGFDGSNVTYSLDGCWYMFPPNYGSIAGISYLDPLTINEYRFTCQGSGSKGLYWYPQWMGAPPHHPYPQAGEMPKHEQGPGDAFYPHQQGPQPPPLIVPRLAD